AATTCATTGTTTAAATTCTCATATATTATTGCTTTCACATCGTATTTCATCGCATTTTTAACAATTTCATTAGAAATTCTTTGACAAATTCCAAGATTTTTAAGTTTTAATTTCTTCCATAGCTTACTTGCAGATGTTCTATATCTTTTTTGAGCATATGCATCTATTTCTCTTACTCTTAACCATTCAGCAATATTCCATTTTATTCTATCTATGAATAATCTTTTGTAATTATTAGCATTTATTTTGTATATTGCATAGCAAACATCATCTAAGTTTATATCTATACTTAGAATATTAAATCCCTCATTAAGTTTATTAGATAATTCTTCAATAGTTGGCAGTTCTACAAGCTTTCTTATTGGAAATATTAAGAAATATCTATTATCTTGTTTTTTAATTATTGGATCGCAAACTTCTAAAGCTTTAAAATGTTTTGTTCTCTTTGGTGAGTTCAATGCTTCTATTAGTAATTGCTTTCTTTTGCATCTAAAATAGCAATTTATTGTTTTATATTTCTCTAATGTTGTTATAATTACAGTTTTAAATTCATCATTAGTTCTTACATAGTTTCTTTCTAATTGAATGAAGTTATTTTTTATAGCAACAATCTTTTTCTTCTCTAAATGTTTTATTGCTTTTTCGCTTACAACATTTTTAGCTTTTTCTATCTTTTTTTTTGGATATCTTCTTTCATTTCTTCAGCTTTTTTAGAATCTGTAAAAATGCAATGCTTTCCATTTTGTTTAACTAATTGCTCAGCATATTCTTTTGCAGTCTTTTTTAAGATTTTCTGGTAATCTTGTTGGAATTTCAATGAATCTTTCAATTTTAGCATACATGTTTGCATAGTGTATTACTGCATTATGCCATTCATTTATTAGTTCATCGATTTTCTTAATATCATTAGTGTTATTGAATATTAATTCTCCTTTAATTATTTTATATGAATACATTTCATTTTTCTTATTAATTATAAAAAAAAATAAATATAAAAATATGTAAGGAAACATTATACATTAAAAAGAATACTTTATACATAGAGATAATTGAAAGTGAAATATTTCCTTATCAATTTAGAGATAGAACTATAATTGTTTATTTTAAAAATTTAAAAGAAATAGAGTATAATTCAATAAGTAGAAATTCAAAATTAAAATGGATAAGAATAAATAATATAGCAAGAAGATTAATTGGAATAGCTTCTTTTAGAGATTAATGATGTTTTATTATTCAAAAGCTTTCTCATTAAAAGAAATAGAAGAAATAATAAAAATGAATTCTAATGGAAATAGAAGGAATTGAAAATCTTAAAGAAAGAGATGAAAATGAAAAGGAAAGCAATAGAAATTTTTGTTAATGAAGAAATGAAAGAAAATAGAAAAATAAAAATAACTCCTAAATATGCTCATTATGATATTGAAAGCATTGGGGAAAATGATGTAAGATATATAGAAGTTAAAAGTCATTTTGCAATACAGTTTGAAGCTCTTTTTTCAAAAGAACAAATTGATTTTATGGAGAAGAATAAGGATAAGTATTGGCTATATTTTGTTTATAATATTGGAATTGAAAAACCTTTCATTTTAAAAATTAAAAATCCAATTGAAAATATGCGTATTAGAAATGTTTTTAGAAATAAAAGGTATTATCTTTATTTGAATAAAGAATTGAAAAAGAAATATTCAAAAGATATTTCAAAAGGAATAATAAAATGATATTAATAGATTATAGAGAAAAAGATAGTGGAATTCCAAGATTATTAATGAAAAAGAATATTCCTATTTCTTTTGAAAATTTAGAAATAGGAGATTATATAATAGGAGATATTGTAATAGAAAGAAAAACATCAAAAGATTTTATTGCTTCAATTTTTGATGGAAGAATATTTGAACAAGCAGGTAAAATATCAAGTTATACAAATAAATCTATATTATTAATTGAAGGAAATTTAAATTATGAATTAGAGTATTTAAAGTAAGTATTAATAAAAAACTTAAGTATTAGAAAAAATAGAATTTTAAGTTAAGTTGGTGTTTAAAATGGGATTCTCAATAGATATGATAAAAAATGGTCTACAATTTTCTGTTAAATTTCCTTGGAAAATAGGGATTGTAAGCTTTATGGCATATCCATCAATGATGGAAGGGAAAGAAATATATTCTTCTGTTAAAAAAATTGCTGAGGATAATTTCTTTGATTTAATAGAATTACCAGTTCTTTCTAATGAAGAGCTATCTTCAATAGCTCCATTATTAAAAAATAAAAATGTAAGCATTGGTCTTCAACCATTTATATTTAAAGAAAAACTTGATATGAATTCTCTTAATTCGAATGAAAGGAAAAGAGCTATAGATACAATAAAGAAAGAAATAGATAAAGCATCAAAACATGGAATATGCACAATAGCTTTATGTTCTGGTCCAGATGTTGAAAAAGGAAAAAGAGAAGAAGCAAAGAAATTGCTAGTAGATTCTTTAAATGAAATTTGTAGCTATGCTGCAAAATATGGTATAAACATTGTATTTGAAACATTTGATAGAGCTCATGATAAAAAACTTTTAATTGGTCCAAAAAGCGAAGCATTAGAAATAATTAAGAAAGTGCGTGAAAAAAATAAAAACATAGGATTATTATGGGATTTAAGTCATGCACCTTTATTGAATGAAAAACCAGAAGATGTTAAAGAAATTAAAGAATATCTTTTCCATATTCATATTGGTTGTGGTAAAGAAGTTAATGGCAAGCTTTATGATTGGCATCCAGTTTTTCATACAAAAGGTGCATTAA
This genomic window from Nitrososphaerota archaeon contains:
- a CDS encoding IS200/IS605 family accessory protein TnpB-related protein, which produces MNSPKRTKHFKALEVCDPIIKKQDNRYFLIFPIRKLVELPTIEELSNKLNEGFNILSIDINLDDVCYAIYKINANNYKRLFIDRIKWNIAEWLRVREIDAYAQKRYRTSASKLWKKLKLKNLGICQRISNEIVKNAMKYDVKAIIYENLNNEFKNKSKNLNYKIRMWFYRKILNYLINNANWNGISTFYIDP
- a CDS encoding DUF3883 domain-containing protein, with translation MKRKAIEIFVNEEMKENRKIKITPKYAHYDIESIGENDVRYIEVKSHFAIQFEALFSKEQIDFMEKNKDKYWLYFVYNIGIEKPFILKIKNPIENMRIRNVFRNKRYYLYLNKELKKKYSKDISKGIIK
- a CDS encoding ERCC4 domain-containing protein, with protein sequence MILIDYREKDSGIPRLLMKKNIPISFENLEIGDYIIGDIVIERKTSKDFIASIFDGRIFEQAGKISSYTNKSILLIEGNLNYELEYLK
- a CDS encoding sugar phosphate isomerase/epimerase family protein produces the protein MGFSIDMIKNGLQFSVKFPWKIGIVSFMAYPSMMEGKEIYSSVKKIAEDNFFDLIELPVLSNEELSSIAPLLKNKNVSIGLQPFIFKEKLDMNSLNSNERKRAIDTIKKEIDKASKHGICTIALCSGPDVEKGKREEAKKLLVDSLNEICSYAAKYGINIVFETFDRAHDKKLLIGPKSEALEIIKKVREKNKNIGLLWDLSHAPLLNEKPEDVKEIKEYLFHIHIGCGKEVNGKLYDWHPVFHTKGALNTEEDIAKLLKVLSEINYCGAISFEVKPEADQTSELVINAAKGSLIKAFQIFIEKI